A single Candidatus Atribacteria bacterium DNA region contains:
- a CDS encoding CarD family transcriptional regulator has translation MFKIGDKVSHPSFGVGDIEKIEEKKVLGQKEKYYILKLMVNEMTLMVPINKAEEIGLRCIIDPDTVPDVLNVLSDRIDDEMNENYKQRIRSQTEMVDSGDILKVAQVVKNYTHRGTEEKLSSTERGLFERARKILVGEISVACNIEKNKAKYIIKNAVNEGDRNRQAKNH, from the coding sequence ATGTTTAAAATCGGTGATAAAGTATCTCACCCTTCATTTGGGGTTGGAGATATTGAAAAAATAGAAGAAAAAAAAGTATTGGGGCAAAAAGAAAAATATTATATTCTAAAATTGATGGTAAATGAGATGACCTTAATGGTCCCAATAAATAAAGCCGAAGAAATTGGCTTAAGGTGCATTATTGACCCTGACACTGTCCCAGATGTTTTAAATGTATTAAGTGATAGAATAGACGATGAAATGAATGAAAATTATAAGCAGAGGATAAGATCTCAAACAGAAATGGTGGACAGCGGAGATATATTAAAAGTAGCACAGGTAGTAAAGAACTATACCCATCGGGGAACTGAAGAAAAATTGTCATCTACTGAGCGGGGATTATTCGAGAGGGCTCGCAAAATCTTAGTAGGCGAAATTAGCGTTGCATGTAATATTGAAAAAAATAAAGCGAAATATATCATTAAAAATGCAGTTAACGAAGGGGATAGAAATAGACAGGCTAAAAATCATTGA
- a CDS encoding ferredoxin, which translates to MKAVVDKDLCTGCGLCEDTCPEVFEMKDDIATVKVSKVPDDLIESCKEAADGCPVEAITCE; encoded by the coding sequence ATGAAGGCTGTAGTCGATAAGGATTTATGTACTGGATGTGGATTGTGCGAAGATACCTGCCCTGAAGTATTTGAAATGAAAGATGATATAGCTACGGTAAAAGTTAGCAAAGTACCGGATGATCTGATTGAATCATGTAAAGAGGCTGCCGATGGGTGTCCGGTAGAAGCCATAACTTGCGAATAA
- the mnmG gene encoding tRNA uridine-5-carboxymethylaminomethyl(34) synthesis enzyme MnmG, with amino-acid sequence MKPYQYQVIVVGAGHAGCEAAFAAARMGAKTLLLTSNIDNIALMPCNPSIGGPGKGHVTREIDALGGEMAKNADKATIHIRMLNTSKGPAMWALRGQIDKKLYTQQMIYALQNQNNLDLKQEMVTKLLVNNSQIEGVIVKSGLEFYSPTIILTNGTFLNGKIYIGKTTCSAGRAGELASNDLAENLKELGFKIGRLNTCTPPRIDRRTVDFSKMKEQKSSNIPLSFSFENKGKIYKDFSVFMTRTNQKTHQVIQNNIQRVPLSNGTIQSAATRYCPSIEEKIIRFPEKESHQIFLEPEGYNTEEIYLQGFFTSLPADVQQEALYTIEGLENSKIIRYGYAIEYDIIYPNQLKYSLETKAIKGLFLAGQVNGTSGYEEAAEQGLLAGINAVQWLNHRMPLILDRSEAYIAVEIDDLVTKSVTEPYRLRTGLAEYRLLLRQDNADLRLTPYGYKMGLISEKRYKKFLKKKKLVEHEKERLEQVVVHFSQEVNELLNKLGTTPLSKATTLATLLTRPEINYHQTTSIDPNRPKLPAEITEQVEIQIKYAGYIKRQEIQVKRFKKLENYKIPKNINYSNLHGISHEGKERFLEVQPISLGQAKRIPGVTPSDIAALMINIEKIKRSKKMNR; translated from the coding sequence ATGAAACCATATCAATATCAGGTAATTGTAGTTGGTGCAGGCCATGCAGGTTGCGAAGCTGCTTTTGCCGCTGCCAGAATGGGTGCAAAAACACTTCTCCTTACTTCTAATATAGATAATATTGCCCTAATGCCTTGCAATCCTTCTATTGGAGGACCCGGCAAAGGGCATGTAACCCGAGAAATAGACGCTTTAGGCGGAGAAATGGCTAAAAATGCCGATAAAGCCACTATTCATATAAGAATGTTAAATACCAGCAAAGGTCCCGCTATGTGGGCTTTAAGAGGCCAGATAGATAAAAAATTATATACTCAACAAATGATTTACGCTCTCCAAAACCAAAATAATTTAGATTTGAAACAGGAGATGGTAACAAAATTATTAGTAAACAATAGTCAGATAGAAGGAGTAATAGTTAAAAGTGGTTTGGAATTTTATTCTCCTACGATAATTTTAACTAACGGAACATTCTTAAATGGGAAAATCTATATTGGAAAAACCACTTGTTCAGCAGGAAGGGCCGGGGAACTTGCCTCAAATGATTTGGCAGAAAATCTTAAGGAGTTGGGTTTTAAAATTGGAAGATTAAATACCTGTACTCCTCCTCGAATAGATAGAAGGACGGTTGATTTTTCCAAGATGAAGGAACAGAAAAGTTCGAATATTCCCTTGTCTTTTTCTTTTGAAAATAAAGGAAAGATATATAAAGATTTTTCGGTATTTATGACCCGTACCAATCAAAAAACTCATCAGGTAATCCAAAATAATATCCAAAGGGTACCACTCTCTAATGGCACTATTCAAAGTGCAGCTACCAGGTATTGTCCCTCTATAGAAGAGAAAATAATTAGATTTCCTGAAAAAGAATCACATCAGATATTTTTAGAACCAGAGGGATATAATACTGAAGAGATATACCTACAGGGTTTCTTTACTAGTCTTCCGGCAGATGTTCAACAGGAAGCTTTATATACTATTGAAGGTTTGGAAAATAGCAAGATTATACGCTATGGATATGCTATTGAATACGATATTATATATCCAAACCAATTAAAATATTCATTAGAAACTAAAGCAATCAAAGGGCTATTTTTAGCCGGACAGGTTAATGGAACCTCAGGATATGAAGAAGCAGCTGAACAAGGATTGCTGGCAGGGATAAATGCGGTCCAGTGGTTAAACCATAGAATGCCTCTAATTTTAGATCGCTCGGAAGCCTATATTGCTGTAGAGATAGATGATTTAGTTACCAAAAGCGTGACAGAGCCATATCGTTTAAGAACCGGATTGGCGGAATATAGACTTTTATTAAGACAGGATAATGCCGACTTAAGACTTACTCCTTATGGATATAAGATGGGATTAATTTCTGAAAAAAGATATAAAAAATTTCTAAAAAAGAAAAAACTAGTTGAACACGAAAAGGAAAGATTAGAACAGGTAGTAGTTCATTTCAGCCAAGAAGTAAATGAATTACTAAATAAATTGGGTACTACCCCTCTATCAAAAGCTACTACTTTAGCTACTTTACTTACTCGACCGGAAATAAATTATCATCAAACCACATCTATCGATCCCAATAGGCCAAAATTGCCTGCCGAGATAACCGAGCAAGTCGAAATTCAAATAAAATATGCCGGGTATATTAAACGACAAGAAATTCAGGTAAAAAGATTTAAGAAGTTAGAAAATTATAAAATACCTAAAAATATTAATTATAGTAATTTACATGGTATTTCTCATGAAGGTAAGGAAAGATTTTTGGAAGTGCAACCAATTTCTTTGGGCCAGGCTAAAAGAATCCCCGGAGTAACTCCTTCGGATATCGCCGCCTTAATGATAAATATTGAAAAGATAAAAAGATCAAAAAAAATGAATAGGTAA
- a CDS encoding DUF1624 domain-containing protein, with protein sequence MKRNSIERFWEIDFFRGIAIIMMVIYHLLYNLHYFAHYNINVYSGFWMYFARTTATLFIFLVGVSLSVSFFRTKKIHKDSNKLFIKYLRRGLKIFSWGLIISLVTRIFLGKAFVIFGILHLIGISIILAFPFLKLRYWNLLIGFLFLSLGAYLKNFSFNFYWLSWLGFRPTQFYSVDYFPLLPWFGVVLIGIFFGYVLYSDYSRRFQIIDLSLFLGIKVFCVLGKHSLFIYLIHQPLIIAMLFLFGMVDINLF encoded by the coding sequence ATGAAAAGAAATTCAATTGAACGTTTTTGGGAGATCGATTTCTTCCGGGGAATTGCCATTATAATGATGGTGATTTACCACTTACTTTATAACCTGCACTATTTTGCTCATTATAATATCAATGTCTATTCCGGTTTTTGGATGTACTTTGCCCGTACCACTGCTACACTATTTATATTTTTAGTCGGTGTATCACTTTCTGTTAGTTTTTTCAGAACTAAGAAAATTCATAAAGATAGCAATAAATTATTCATAAAATATCTCAGAAGGGGTTTGAAGATATTTTCCTGGGGTTTGATTATTAGCTTGGTGACGCGGATATTTTTGGGTAAGGCTTTTGTAATTTTTGGCATACTTCACTTAATAGGAATTTCCATTATCTTAGCATTTCCTTTTCTTAAACTCCGTTACTGGAACTTGTTAATAGGATTTCTTTTTTTATCTTTAGGAGCATATTTAAAGAATTTTTCTTTTAATTTTTATTGGCTATCGTGGTTAGGATTTAGACCAACTCAATTTTATTCGGTAGACTATTTCCCCCTTTTACCCTGGTTTGGAGTGGTTTTGATCGGTATTTTTTTTGGCTATGTGCTCTATTCAGATTACTCTCGAAGATTTCAAATTATTGACCTTTCTCTCTTTTTAGGGATAAAAGTTTTCTGTGTTTTAGGAAAACACTCTTTGTTCATTTACTTAATACATCAACCTCTAATAATAGCAATGCTCTTTCTTTTCGGCATGGTGGATATAAATTTATTTTAA
- a CDS encoding MOSC domain-containing protein translates to MNNTKKKYKVEKIKGRVVAVCRSERKGTVKRKITEGLLIKDFGLKEDAHSGKWHRQISLLGIESINKMNEKGIEIKYGDFAENLTVEGIVLNQLSLGTKLKVGENVLLEVTQIGKECHHGCEIRKKIGDCVMPREGIFARVLEGGKVKAGDGIEVVSK, encoded by the coding sequence ATGAATAATACGAAAAAAAAATACAAAGTGGAAAAAATAAAAGGAAGAGTAGTAGCTGTATGTCGAAGTGAAAGGAAAGGAACTGTAAAAAGAAAAATAACCGAAGGATTATTGATCAAGGACTTTGGTTTAAAAGAAGATGCTCATTCAGGAAAATGGCATCGGCAGATAAGCTTATTAGGAATAGAAAGTATTAATAAGATGAACGAAAAAGGAATTGAGATAAAATATGGGGATTTTGCTGAAAATCTCACCGTAGAAGGTATTGTTCTAAATCAACTGTCTCTAGGAACGAAATTGAAAGTTGGAGAAAATGTGTTATTGGAAGTAACCCAAATAGGAAAAGAATGCCACCATGGTTGCGAAATTAGAAAAAAGATCGGGGATTGTGTCATGCCAAGAGAAGGAATATTTGCTCGAGTTTTAGAGGGTGGTAAAGTAAAAGCCGGTGACGGAATTGAGGTAGTTTCAAAATGA
- the rnz gene encoding ribonuclease Z, with translation MKALFLGTGSGIPTSIRNVSSIALVFINKNKLWLFDCGESTQQQIQKTSLKLSKLEKIFISHLHGDHLFGLPGLLASRGLRSGENQKKIQVFGPEDIDIYLQETLNITKTYIPYEIEIKIIPTNLSTGIIWEDEEVVVRYTEVNHNVRTYAYSVEEKKDRNHFLIEKARRLNIPPGPIYRTLKEGKAVELPNGRIFQGKDFLSKVKKGRKLVFSGDTTYCKNLLHLAKCADLLIHEATFSQQEDDLAKRNFHSTTTIAAQVAQEAQVKQLIITHISSRYSSNNKLTIKESDLLTEAQSIFPVTILAEDFMEYEISG, from the coding sequence GTGAAAGCTCTATTTTTAGGTACCGGTTCAGGTATACCTACTTCGATACGCAATGTATCTTCTATTGCGCTTGTTTTTATTAATAAAAACAAATTGTGGTTATTTGATTGCGGAGAAAGCACTCAACAGCAGATCCAAAAAACCTCTTTGAAATTATCTAAATTGGAAAAGATTTTTATTTCTCATTTACACGGGGACCATTTATTTGGACTTCCCGGGTTATTAGCTTCACGGGGTTTAAGAAGCGGAGAAAATCAAAAAAAGATTCAAGTATTTGGTCCCGAAGACATCGATATATATTTGCAAGAAACCCTCAATATAACCAAAACTTATATCCCTTATGAAATTGAGATAAAAATTATTCCAACAAATTTATCAACTGGGATAATCTGGGAAGATGAGGAGGTTGTAGTTCGATATACAGAAGTAAATCATAATGTGAGAACTTATGCCTATTCTGTCGAAGAAAAAAAGGATAGAAATCATTTTTTAATAGAAAAAGCCCGTCGATTAAATATTCCTCCTGGTCCAATTTATCGTACTCTGAAAGAGGGTAAAGCAGTTGAATTACCAAATGGAAGAATCTTTCAGGGTAAAGATTTTTTAAGCAAAGTTAAAAAAGGTAGGAAGCTAGTCTTTAGTGGTGATACGACTTATTGTAAAAATTTATTGCACCTGGCTAAATGTGCCGATCTCTTGATTCATGAAGCAACTTTTTCCCAGCAAGAAGATGATCTGGCTAAGAGAAATTTTCATTCAACTACCACAATAGCTGCCCAGGTTGCTCAGGAAGCCCAAGTTAAACAGCTAATTATTACCCACATTAGCTCGCGATATAGCTCGAATAATAAGTTAACTATAAAAGAGAGTGATTTACTTACCGAGGCTCAGAGCATATTTCCTGTAACTATATTAGCAGAGGATTTTATGGAATATGAAATATCAGGATGA
- the deoD gene encoding purine-nucleoside phosphorylase produces the protein MSIHVGAKKGDIADTILLPGDPLRAKYIAEKFLSEVFCYNEVRGMYGFTGTYQGKRISVQGTGMGVPSISIYINELITHYKVKNLIRIGSCGSMQAEVKIRDVILAMSASTDSNINKIRFNGMDYASTANFDLLKKAYDIAFGKGISVKVGSILTTDTFYHDDPNSWKHWANYGVLAVEMETAALYTLAAKFKVNALSILTVSDSLVTSEVTTSEERQSTFNQMIKIALELIK, from the coding sequence ATGAGTATACATGTTGGAGCCAAAAAAGGAGATATCGCCGACACAATTTTGCTTCCCGGGGACCCGTTAAGGGCAAAATATATTGCCGAAAAATTCCTTTCGGAAGTTTTCTGTTACAATGAAGTACGTGGTATGTACGGATTTACCGGAACTTATCAAGGAAAAAGAATTTCTGTCCAGGGGACAGGTATGGGTGTACCTTCAATATCGATATATATAAATGAACTTATCACCCATTATAAGGTAAAAAATTTAATCCGAATCGGGAGTTGTGGCTCCATGCAAGCAGAAGTTAAAATAAGAGATGTTATTTTGGCAATGAGTGCATCAACGGATTCGAATATTAACAAGATACGATTTAATGGTATGGATTATGCTTCTACTGCAAATTTCGATCTTTTAAAAAAGGCTTATGATATTGCCTTTGGGAAAGGTATTTCGGTAAAAGTAGGGAGTATTTTAACGACTGATACCTTCTATCATGATGACCCCAATTCCTGGAAGCATTGGGCAAATTATGGAGTATTGGCAGTAGAAATGGAAACAGCTGCTTTATATACTTTAGCTGCAAAATTTAAAGTTAATGCTCTTTCGATTTTAACTGTTTCCGATAGTTTAGTGACCTCAGAAGTGACCACTTCAGAGGAACGACAAAGCACTTTTAATCAGATGATTAAAATTGCATTAGAATTGATCAAATAA
- a CDS encoding serine/threonine protein kinase, translated as MKLDRGDFETENLIVWEKTIRELFPIAIPNNCLWKNIDSIISILDKLGKIENLNHTLFPAGGGHDLTGAKKSSEKGCIEFTTPNSVRIIKPKVLEFNYFPNNAIWAYFRLETAGLKPITPDIDPSSIKEKITELEQGHYVEKEIWEKGYLGYNKNNNRILLPKSARLVSRYFRGSFVIFPKSSPYHKNHATYDARHDRMNSKKFRQYIEKCILIFNHVN; from the coding sequence ATGAAATTAGATAGAGGTGATTTTGAAACGGAAAATTTGATTGTTTGGGAAAAAACTATTCGAGAATTATTCCCGATAGCAATCCCAAACAATTGCCTTTGGAAGAATATCGATAGTATAATTTCAATTCTTGATAAATTAGGAAAAATAGAAAATTTAAATCATACTCTCTTCCCTGCCGGGGGAGGCCATGATTTAACCGGTGCTAAAAAATCATCAGAAAAAGGGTGTATTGAATTTACTACTCCGAACTCGGTAAGAATTATTAAACCGAAAGTACTTGAATTCAATTATTTTCCCAATAATGCGATCTGGGCTTATTTTCGTTTAGAAACTGCTGGTTTAAAGCCAATTACCCCGGACATTGACCCATCTTCTATTAAAGAAAAGATAACTGAATTGGAACAGGGTCATTATGTAGAAAAAGAAATTTGGGAAAAAGGTTATTTGGGGTATAATAAAAATAACAATCGAATCTTGCTACCGAAAAGCGCAAGGTTAGTTTCCAGATATTTTAGGGGTTCATTTGTGATATTTCCCAAAAGTTCTCCTTATCACAAAAATCATGCCACTTATGATGCCAGACATGATAGGATGAATAGCAAAAAGTTTAGACAATATATTGAAAAATGCATATTAATATTCAATCACGTAAACTAA
- a CDS encoding bifunctional 5,10-methylene-tetrahydrofolate dehydrogenase/5,10-methylene-tetrahydrofolate cyclohydrolase (catalyzes the formation of 5,10-methenyltetrahydrofolate from 5,10-methylenetetrahydrofolate and subsequent formation of 10-formyltetrahydrofolate from 5,10-methenyltetrahydrofolate) produces the protein MAIIIDGRRIAKEINESLKIKVESFINQHKITPKLAVIVAGEDPASLFYVKMITKSCERASIDFEKHSLPSETSEKEVLKLINGLNKNKKVSGIIVQVPLPPQINQERIQEAVDPSKDVDCFNPINMGRLALSKPLFLPCTPYAVFELIKRENITIEGKHTVIVGRSNIVGRPMALILLQKKQFANATLTICHSRTKDLSYFTRQADNLIAAVGKPEIIKEDMVKDGVVIIDVGTNEVEGKLVGDVAFREVVNKASLITPVPGGVGPITNVMLMQNTLKAAKKLVN, from the coding sequence ATGGCTATAATTATTGATGGAAGAAGAATTGCTAAGGAGATTAATGAATCTTTAAAAATAAAAGTAGAAAGTTTTATTAATCAGCATAAAATAACTCCCAAATTAGCAGTAATTGTTGCAGGAGAAGATCCTGCATCTTTATTTTACGTAAAAATGATTACTAAATCTTGCGAAAGGGCTTCTATCGATTTTGAAAAACATAGTCTACCCTCCGAAACCTCAGAAAAAGAAGTTTTAAAACTCATAAACGGTTTGAATAAGAATAAAAAAGTAAGCGGGATTATAGTGCAAGTTCCTCTTCCCCCGCAGATAAATCAGGAGCGGATTCAGGAAGCAGTAGATCCTTCTAAAGACGTAGACTGTTTTAATCCTATAAATATGGGAAGGCTGGCTTTGAGTAAGCCGCTATTTTTGCCTTGCACGCCTTATGCAGTATTTGAATTAATAAAAAGAGAAAATATTACAATAGAAGGAAAACATACTGTCATTGTGGGGAGGAGTAATATTGTAGGAAGACCAATGGCTCTCATACTTCTTCAGAAGAAGCAGTTTGCCAACGCTACTCTTACCATCTGTCATTCTCGAACTAAGGATTTAAGCTACTTTACTCGCCAGGCAGATAATCTAATTGCCGCAGTAGGAAAACCCGAGATAATTAAAGAGGATATGGTAAAAGATGGAGTAGTAATTATAGATGTAGGAACAAATGAAGTAGAAGGAAAATTAGTGGGAGACGTAGCTTTTCGGGAAGTTGTAAATAAAGCATCTCTAATTACTCCGGTGCCCGGAGGTGTTGGACCGATAACAAATGTTATGCTCATGCAGAACACTTTAAAAGCAGCGAAAAAATTAGTTAATTAA
- a CDS encoding molybdopterin adenylyltransferase encodes MIKVGILTISDKGSKGEREDLSGKVIEEMVKKINGEVRYYKVIPDEKDMIKEELVKIVDKLYLDLILTTGGTGVSKRDITPDATLEVIEKEVSGICEIIRSESFKKTNRAILSRGVAGIRKESLIINLPGSPKGVRESLEIILQALPHGIEILKGEASECGKNNEELGEN; translated from the coding sequence ATGATTAAAGTGGGAATTTTAACCATAAGTGATAAAGGGTCAAAAGGAGAGAGAGAAGATCTAAGCGGAAAAGTAATTGAAGAAATGGTCAAAAAGATTAATGGAGAAGTTAGATATTATAAAGTTATTCCAGATGAAAAGGATATGATTAAAGAAGAGCTGGTGAAAATAGTTGATAAATTATATCTCGATTTAATTCTAACTACCGGAGGAACAGGTGTAAGCAAAAGAGATATTACTCCAGATGCTACCTTAGAAGTGATAGAGAAAGAGGTTTCAGGGATTTGTGAAATCATCAGAAGTGAGAGCTTTAAAAAGACCAATCGAGCGATATTATCCCGGGGGGTGGCAGGAATTAGAAAAGAAAGTTTAATTATTAATTTACCCGGCAGTCCTAAAGGAGTAAGAGAATCGTTAGAAATAATCTTACAGGCATTACCCCACGGTATAGAAATTTTAAAGGGAGAAGCTTCTGAATGCGGAAAAAACAACGAGGAATTGGGTGAAAACTAG